The Flavobacterium piscisymbiosum genome includes a region encoding these proteins:
- a CDS encoding ABC transporter ATP-binding protein, which produces MLIAENLTKKYGHHTALNKLNLTIKEGEIFALLGQNGAGKTTTINLFLGFIEPTEGELKINNISVIDNAQETKKYVAYIPETVMLYPNLTGLENLKFFSSLAGFKYSTGELTYFLTKAGLQVTAHEQNLGGYSKGMRQKVGIAIAIAKKAKVLLLDEPTSGLDPKASNEFSQILKELSADGTAILMATHDIFRAREVASHIGIMKQGNLVTVIEADKISANELEDLYLQTV; this is translated from the coding sequence ACCATTAAAGAAGGCGAAATCTTTGCGCTTTTAGGTCAGAATGGCGCCGGAAAAACAACTACAATTAATCTCTTTCTTGGTTTTATTGAGCCAACAGAAGGAGAATTGAAAATCAACAATATCTCGGTTATAGACAATGCTCAGGAAACCAAAAAATATGTTGCTTATATTCCTGAAACCGTAATGCTGTATCCTAATCTTACCGGTTTAGAAAACCTGAAATTCTTCTCGTCTCTTGCCGGATTTAAATATTCTACAGGCGAACTAACTTATTTCCTGACTAAAGCAGGTTTACAAGTGACAGCTCACGAACAAAACCTTGGCGGATATTCTAAAGGAATGCGTCAAAAAGTAGGTATTGCCATTGCCATTGCTAAAAAAGCAAAAGTATTGTTGCTGGATGAACCTACGAGTGGATTAGATCCAAAGGCTTCAAACGAATTTTCGCAAATCCTGAAAGAACTTTCTGCAGACGGAACGGCAATTTTAATGGCTACACACGATATTTTCAGAGCCAGGGAAGTTGCTTCACATATTGGGATCATGAAACAAGGCAATCTGGTAACAGTTATTGAAGCCGATAAAATATCGGCAAATGAACTGGAAGATTTGTATTTACAAACGGTATAA